The following is a genomic window from bacterium.
CCGTCCTCCCCATTGGAGCGGCAGAAGATTTAGGTACTCCCCTCCCCCCCAAAGGTACTCCCCCCTAGCGACCACCCCCCCTTACCAGCCCCTCTACTACCCCCTTACCGGCCCCCTTACCAGCCCCCCTTACCGGCCCCCTTATTCGGGGATGAGCCCGGAGAAGCCCAGGAAAGCGATGGACATGAGCCCGGCGGTGAGGAAGGCGATGGGCAGCCCCCGCAGAAGTTTCGGCACGTTGCCCACCTCCATCCGCTCGCGCAGCCCCGCCATCAGAAGGAGCGCCAGGGTGAAGCCCACCCCGGCCCCGACGGCGTGCACGACGGACTGGAAGAAATCGAAGCCCGAGTCTATGTTGAGGACGGTGACGCCCAGGACGGCGCAGTTGGTGGTGATCAGGGGCAGGTAGATGCCCAGCGCCCGGTACAGGTTGGGCACGGACTTCTGCAGGATGATCTCCACCGTCTGCACCAGGCCGGCGATGACCAGGATGAAGAAGATGGTCCGCATCCAGGCCAGGTCGAGGGGGACGAGTATGAAGTAGTAGACGAGCCAGGTGACCACCGCGGAGAGGAACAGGACGAAGATGACCGCCATGCCCATGCCGAAGGCGGAGTCGGTCTGCTTGGAGACTCCGAGGTATGGGCAGAGGCCCAGGTAGCGCATCAGCACGAAGTTGTTGACCAGTACCGCGCCGATGAACAGCAGGATGAGCTGGACGCCGTAACTCATGCCGCCTCCCTAGTGGCCTCGGTGAGCTTTTCCCGCTCGGCGAGGAGTTCGTCGGGGCCCGGGACGCCCTTCATTTTTTTACGCCGGCGCCGCCAGGCGAAGAAGCCCATCATGAGGCCGATGGTGATGAAGCCGCCCGGTGAGAGAATCATTATCGTGGCCGGCTCGAAGTCGGTGCCGAAGACGGAAAGGCCCAGGAAGGTCCCGAAGCCCAGGATCTCGCGGATGGTGGCGATGATTAAGAGCGCGAAGGTGAAGCCGAGGCCCATCCCCAGGCCGTCCATGAACGACCGGCTCACGTTGTTCTTCTGGGCGAAGGCCTCGGCCCGGCCCAGGATGATGCAGTTGACCACGATCAGGGGGATGAAGATGCCCAGCGCCTCGGACAGCGGCGGCAGGTACGCCTTCATCACCAGCTCCACGATGACCACGAAGGCGGCGATGACCACGATGAAGATGGGGATGCGGATCCTCGGGGGGACGAGCTTGCGGATGAGGGAGATGATGACGTTGGAGCAGACCAGGACGAAGGTCGCCGCCATGCCCATCCCCAGCCCCTTCTCCACCAGGCTGGAGGTGGCCAGCGTCGGGCACAGGCCCAGGGCTATAACGAAGACCGGATTCTCCCGGAAGAACCCCTTGGTGAACTCCTTTAAAGTGGACAAGCTCGCCCCTCCTTCAGGAGGTGTTGCTCAGTGTGGCCGTCTGTAGGGGCGGGGCTCCGTCCCCGCCCGCGGGCAACCGCAGAGGACTCGTCCTACGGGTCGCCCCTACGTCTACGGCAGATTGTGGTTTCTATAAGGGTCGTGATTCTTCAAGCTTTGACGCCCCCTAGCGGGGGATGTCGGTGCGGGTCAGGAAGGCGGTCACGCCGTCGCGCACGCCGTCGGTGAAGGCGCGGCTGGTGATGGTGGCCCCGGTGATGGCCGAGACCTGGTCGCGCTCGGGATCGGCGGCGGCGCCCTTCACCAGCTCCAACTCGTCGGCGTGGAGGCCCAGGTACTGGGCCTGGAACCAGGGGGCCGGCGGCGGACCCGCGGGGCCCGCGTTGCCGGAAAAGAGCCCGCCGATGGCGGTCCACAGCGTCCCTTCGGCGCGAATCTCGTTGACCCGCTCCCCCAGCCCCGGCGTCTCGCCCTGCTTGAGGACGTTGGTGCCGGTGATGACTCCTTCGGGCGTGAAGCCGGCCATGATTTCCAGGGTCGAGGAGAAGCCCTTGCCGTAGCAGACGATGGCGTAGCCGAGAACCTTGCCGGAGGCGTCGCGGGCGACGAAGTAGTCCGGGACCTCGAGGCCGTTCTCGGTCTTGTTGACGGTTTCGGTGAGGGCGGGGTCGGCGCCCTCGGGGAGGACCAGCGCCACGGCGTCCAGGACCTTGGCCTGCTCCTGGGCCGTGATGGTGTCCTTGGTCATCGAGTAGACCAGGCCCAGCTGACCATGTCGGTGGCCATGAAGAGCGCCCCCAGCATCAAGCCGCCCGCGAGGAGGTGGAAGAGCCCCGTCCAAGTCTCGTCCACCCAGCCGAAGATAGTCATAAAGACGGCCACAGAGGCCAGATAGCCGACAGGGATGCGCCAGTCCGCGATGCCCTTGATGACGAGGATGAGGGCTCCGATCAAGAGGAGGACGGCGCTGGTCTCGCCGATGCAGCCGCCGACGTTGCCCAGGGCGAGCTTGCCCAGCCCCCCGGCTCCGGTGAGCTGGGCCACGACGGCCTTGGCTTGGGCGAGCGCCTCGGGGGTGGCGGCGGGATTGGCGAAGGTGGCCGCGGCGTCCTTCATCACCGCCAGGGGCGTCGCCGTGGAGACGGCGTCCACCGTGGTGCCGGAGATGTTGGCGAGGTGCGGAAGCGCCTGGGCGCCCTCGACGTGGGAGTACCAGTCCGTGGTCATGTGCACCGGCCAGGCCGCCAGGAGCACCGCCCGCCCGATGAGCGCCGGGTTGAAGAGATTGTACCCCAGCCCGCCGAAGGCCTGCTTGGCGATGGCGATGGCCGCGAAGCTGCCCACCACCGGCAACCACCACGGCACGTAGTAGGGGAGGTTGAAGGCGAGAAGGACCCCGGTCACCACCGCCGAGCAGTCCCGGACGGTCACCGGCTTCTTGGTGGCGAGCTGAATGGCGGCCTCGAAGACGGCGGCGCTCACCGCGGCGACGGCGACCAGCATCAGCGAGCGCCAGCCCTGGAGCCACACCGCCCCCGCCAGGGCGGGCAGGAGGGCGATGAGGACCCAGCGCATGATTTTCGCCGTGTCCTCGGGGCTTTTCAGGTGCGGGGCGCTGGAGACGGTGAGCCGGTAGCTCTTCCCCGGCTCCTTGTCCTTTTTGGGGACGGGTGTAGGCTTGGCCTTGGCTTTGGCCTTGGGCGTAGGCTTGGCCTTGTCCGAAGATTCGGGCTCGTCCCCGGCGGGCTTACCCTCGCCGCC
Proteins encoded in this region:
- a CDS encoding electron transport complex subunit E; amino-acid sequence: MSTLKEFTKGFFRENPVFVIALGLCPTLATSSLVEKGLGMGMAATFVLVCSNVIISLIRKLVPPRIRIPIFIVVIAAFVVIVELVMKAYLPPLSEALGIFIPLIVVNCIILGRAEAFAQKNNVSRSFMDGLGMGLGFTFALLIIATIREILGFGTFLGLSVFGTDFEPATIMILSPGGFITIGLMMGFFAWRRRRKKMKGVPGPDELLAEREKLTEATREAA
- a CDS encoding RnfABCDGE type electron transport complex subunit D → MPKDDELQAGETPEGGEGKPAGDEPESSDKAKPTPKAKAKAKPTPVPKKDKEPGKSYRLTVSSAPHLKSPEDTAKIMRWVLIALLPALAGAVWLQGWRSLMLVAVAAVSAAVFEAAIQLATKKPVTVRDCSAVVTGVLLAFNLPYYVPWWLPVVGSFAAIAIAKQAFGGLGYNLFNPALIGRAVLLAAWPVHMTTDWYSHVEGAQALPHLANISGTTVDAVSTATPLAVMKDAAATFANPAATPEALAQAKAVVAQLTGAGGLGKLALGNVGGCIGETSAVLLLIGALILVIKGIADWRIPVGYLASVAVFMTIFGWVDETWTGLFHLLAGGLMLGALFMATDMVSWAWSTR
- the rsxA gene encoding electron transport complex subunit RsxA codes for the protein MSYGVQLILLFIGAVLVNNFVLMRYLGLCPYLGVSKQTDSAFGMGMAVIFVLFLSAVVTWLVYYFILVPLDLAWMRTIFFILVIAGLVQTVEIILQKSVPNLYRALGIYLPLITTNCAVLGVTVLNIDSGFDFFQSVVHAVGAGVGFTLALLLMAGLRERMEVGNVPKLLRGLPIAFLTAGLMSIAFLGFSGLIPE
- a CDS encoding FMN-binding protein translates to MTKDTITAQEQAKVLDAVALVLPEGADPALTETVNKTENGLEVPDYFVARDASGKVLGYAIVCYGKGFSSTLEIMAGFTPEGVITGTNVLKQGETPGLGERVNEIRAEGTLWTAIGGLFSGNAGPAGPPPAPWFQAQYLGLHADELELVKGAAADPERDQVSAITGATITSRAFTDGVRDGVTAFLTRTDIPR